Below is a genomic region from Sorghum bicolor cultivar BTx623 chromosome 9, Sorghum_bicolor_NCBIv3, whole genome shotgun sequence.
TGTAGTCATCCATTGTTTATTGTTGGCTACAAACTGCTCATTAGAAGGCACATATCGGAACTCTTTTTACGTGTGCCTTCATAACCATAAATGTAGGTGAGATAGACATGCGTAGCTAATTTAACATATTTTGAGGGCCTTTTGTATTATGAAAGGAATTCTGCTTACCATTTTGGAGATTTCCCCTATGTAGATTAGTTCGCCATTCGTCAGTGCTTTGTTGTGATTATATAGTCAAATATGAGTAAAGGAtccaatattttttttctaagtcttCAATTTCTATGGATCAGTTCACTTTCATGCATATATTGTACATTTCAACATTTACACTTCAGTCAGTTTTCCTCCGCGCGCGATGGCGCGCCCTACACTAGTGATTATATTTAAAAGAGGCTGGAGGGAGTATGAAGTTACGCCAATTCACCCTCTCTTTGCCGTGTCGAGCGCTAGGTTTCTCGGCACGATTGATTTCTTACACAGCACAACCCATACGGCTCTAAAAAATAGTGATGTTGCATCATAGACGGATTGACCGTACAAACTCTATAAATTCTCTCTACATTGATTCTCTTAAGTAAGCACGATTTGATTCTTTCTAAGTCAATTGAACTTGTAGTCATGGATGGTGAATCTTCCCCTTTTTTTAGAAATCCTGACTTTTCTTTGATCGACAGGAGGATATTtccaagtagagtagtagtttttCGGCCCAATCATCGGATCAAGCCCAATACAAGTTAATTACTCCGTGTCTGACTGGCTTTCCATGTGAACTAGGCCCATTTAGCTTTCTGTTGTGCTTCAGTTGTCTTTTCGTCCCAGCAGTGGAGATGAACTGTGTGTGAATTGATTATAACTGGCTTCATCCGGGTGATCTTAGTTGGCTTGTTGCATTCCACCGGTGTATGTCTTGCAAATTTGTGTTACACAGTGAGTGTGCGTACATGTTGTGGGCGTCTAGGTTGTACTGTATAATTCTCTAAAAAAGTAATTCGCAAAAATCACGAATTTTTTAGAACTTTTTGCTTGATGCTGATGCCAAGGGAATTCACAAATCAAATCAGGGGCTGCAAAAACTGAAGCCTTGCAATACTGTTCGCTGCACTGCTAACAGTAACAACTATTTTCTTTGCCTTTGTGTGCACCATACACATGATGCATTGCTGGACCATCATCAGTCATCGCCCGGGCCATATATTCATGAATGAATCTATCTATAAACTGAAAATTATTTCATTGATGATGGCAAGACGCACATCTCGTCTCATCTTCCCACTAAAATCAACAAACTCTTGCGTCAATTCATCTGACCTGGATCTCAAGTCTGAAGGTCTGTTAAGGTGATTGATTCATACTAGACACATGAAATTTTACAACGCTCCGCCGTAGAAGCTCTGTTAAGGTGATTGTGCCACTTTCAATTTCATGGGATTGCATACATGGTAAAGATAAAATATGTTTTCCTTTACAGACACCGTTTACTTAGTACAGGTACCAAACAACTAGGCCAGTGAAATAGCCAATATTGTGATGTCTTTATGCATGTAGGATGGAGCGTTCACAAGGCACAGACTGTGGAGCCCTAGACTATCAAGCTACATGTGCACGGAAATTTGACATTTCAGGAGTGTAGTGAACGATCAATGGTGGAAAGTTGATATTCCATGAGTAGTGAACGATCAATGGGTTACTTACATTATATTGAACCAGAAGAAACTGAGAGGCAGCCGAGTCAAATAGTTTGGATCCAAATGGCCCAACTTTCGTCTTTTCAACCCTTGACTTCTGATTTATTGTAaggtcaagcctcactggtttcttaggccttgtttacttccaaaaaattttgcaaaatagaaatagtagcattttcgtttgtatttgacaaatattgtccaattatagactaactaggctcaaaaaatttgtctcgtcaattccgaccaaactgtgcaattagttttaattttcatttatatttaatacttcatgaatacatctaaaaattcgatgtgacgggaaatttttcaggaactaaacaaggccttagtacctGACAGTCCAATGGTCTGCCAGTATATCCTATTATCAATAGGAAGATGGAGAAATTGAAGTGGAGTCCTCACAGGTAGAAAAACTATGTGATGGTTAAATAAATGAAGAAAAAACATACAGATTTCTTGTGCATAGACGGTGAAGATACAACACGAAAAAGATCTGTACCTCATTGACAAACCAAGCGGAGATTCTAATTCTAATTCTAACTTCGTACTCTTCTGTTCTTAAAAACTTTAACTCTTAGGCTCTGTTTAGTACGGCTTCACTTCActagtgaagctgttttttagGGGCTTCAGCTCTATGAACAGCTCTATCGGTGGAgttggagccattttgataaacCGTTTGGCAAAACAACTCTTTCCTTAAAATGTGCTCTCACAGAACGCCACGTAGGATGAGGTGAAGCTGGGAGAAGTCATTATTTTTGGCTCCTTCACACCCCAAAGCTCTGTGAGAGCACGTTTTTAGGGGCTTCATTGGTGGAGCCATTCTATTTTACCCCGTTTGGCACAAAACGACTCCAAACGGCTCCTGAAGCCGCTGGAGAAGCCGTGCCAAACGGGGCATTAGAATCTGTATCaattaaatttaaaaagtttgatcaaCTTTATAGAATAAGcatcaatatttatgatataaaatgaatatcttataaatatatattttatgataaatctaatattATCAATTTAATATTataaattttaatatttttctttaaaaatttaattaaaattttaaaaatttcacttataacaactctaaaaaaaaaagttgaagaGGGAGTACAGTTTCTCCCCGCACGGCCGCGCTCCCGCTCCCTCAGCGCAGGCAAAGCAGCAGGCCCCAACGGATAACAAACGCTCGGCTTGTCGTCTTCAGTCACCTTCCGCCACCAATCCCACCGCCACCGGGACCGGCCCCCAAAACGATGGCCGCCGCGGCGGGCGCGGCATCTTCCATCCTCTCCTCCGCGCCCCCGCGCCGCCTCCCCTTCCCTCCCACCCACACCCGCAAACCCCTCGCCGCGGCTGCCCCCAAGGCCCTCACTCAGAAACTCCTCCGTCTCCCGCCCGCCTCATCCGCCCCCGCCTCGCCGCCTCCGCCCGAGGGGGCCGAGAAGCCGGACCCCGTCAAGCTCGCTTTCGCCCGCGCCGCCGCATACAAGAAGGAGAGGGACAGCCCGAGCCCGGCCCCGCCTCCCGCACCGCCGCCACAATCTCCACCACCGTCGCAGCCGCAGGCTTCGGTGGTTGAGCCCGGCAGTAAGGAGGCCTTCAAACGGGCATTGGAGTACAGAAACGGCAACGGGGCCGGAGCGGGCGCggctggtggtggcggtgacTCCCCGCTGCTGGGAGGCTCACCGGATTTTGGTGAGTTGATTAATAAACACCACGAATTGAACGGAAGAATGGTTAGGATAGATGCTATCTGGTATATACGGGAATGCTCTCATGTCCCTGTTTCAGTGATGCTATCAATGCTCATGACTACTACAATAACATTTCCAATGAAAATTGAATTGGATCTGGACCGAGGGCATGGACAATTAGAAATGATTTTAGTAATGCTGTTTTGATCATACACTTTATGCCATATATTCTTATTTGTACTGTCCATGATTTTTTTTAGGTCAGAATGCATTACTTAGTGAAGAAGTCTCGTTTGGCAAGAAAGGAGCGTACGAGTTTGATGAGACTGATTTTTTGGGTCTCGACTTCTTTGAGAAAAAACGTTCTAGAGGTCTACCGCCTGGGCTAGCTCCAGCCTTTGAGCCTTTACGAGATGACGATTTTCCTGAGGTGGAGATAATAGTCGGAGACCCTAGCAAATTCGAGAAGTCTCCTCGCCCAACAGAAATCCAACCGGTAGACGACACGGAGTCAGAGGAAACATCTCAATCATCAACTACTAAACCAAATGAATCTGACAAGGTAGCACCCCCTTCAACTGTTCTTGAGCCAGAAGAAGACGAAGATGTTTATAGACCCACGGTTAGATCATGGGGAATGTTTCCAAGGCCACAAAATATTTCAAAGGCGGTAAGATATAGTTGTAACATCTCAATGCTGTATTTGTATCTTTCTTTTACTTTCATTTctaatacaaaaaaaaaatatctagCATTCCATGATATCTTGCTTTCCCCCCTTTCCTTTTGGTTTCAGTTAGCTGATATTGATATACGGCATGTTTGTAAACTGTTGCCATTCTATGATATATGTCATTGATTCTTGATGAAGTTTGATTACAGTGTGATATGCTTTGTGGTATTGCTGTGTTTCCCTGGTTCTGATTTGCCATTACCTTTCCTTCTAGTATGGCGGTGGAAGAAATATACGCCTTGGTGGAGAGACTCTTAGTGCAGAAGAAAAGGCAGCCAAGGATAAGCGCACCAAAGAGCTAGTAGCTGCATATAGGAATCGACAAAACATAGTAATCGATGCAAAGACAAAAGCAGAGTGCATCGAGGTACTGATTGAAACATTGCTCCACTTAAGTTGAAACTCCAGTGATTTAGCTCGACCTTTTGTATCCCTTTATTAATGATTGCCCTTTTATGGGACTTCTATGTCATGTATAGGAGTAATcttcaaattttattttattcaaTGTTTATACTGTGTCAGTTATTATGTGTGATAGCTTTACTTTGTTCAGGACAATTTGTTCCTATTTCATTTTGTTTTGAATGTTTGACCTTCTTATCAACAAGACTCGACTTTTATTATGGCTATTGAACTGTGAGGGTACTGGTAGATTGCTTGAACCTTTTATTGTTTTGTTACTTGACAACATGTCAACATCAATCATAGCAATGCATGCTATACATTGTTGGGAAGAATCAGAAATTCAGAATCAACAGAGAATGAATGTAAGCATAAGCTGAAAAGTAAATATAAATGGTTCAAGTGCAGATCATCATAGACTAGAGTGCTACATTCTGGAGTTAGTAATGAGATCAGCATACTAGAAAAACTGTATGTTTTTGTGATTATGTATGTGATAATTCCAGTATGATTTTACATCTGCACACATATGAACTTTTAGATGTTTCATGTGCTTATAAGCATTGCTCGCTCAACTGAGAGGCAATTTCTTGACAGCGTTGGAATATTTTGTAAGAAGTGGGACTCTTGCCTGAAAACAGAGAGGGGATATAATAAGAGGGCTATATATTAGGTTATACTTTACATATAAGTAGTAAAATTAACTGATGtttagaaaaaagaaagaaagaattaGTGTCTGTCGCCCACCTTGATCTAGAGAAcatccaccattgtttgtaaggATTATGTTTTTTCTTTACCACATTTAGGCACCATTTGCAACTCATCAATAATTTCTGATTACCATGGAAATTGGATTGTTTTGGTGAAATTCCAGCATTTTAAACAGGCTGTGAGTTTTGAATTTGGTTGCCAGCATATATAAAGTTACTTGTGTAGTATATAAAATGTGTGTTAAATGCCAGTGTCAGCTTAATTTACACTTATGCTCCCCTTCTGTTTGTTGAATCTTGTGGCCTTTTTCTGTGCCTAGTATTTTTGTAACATCTTGGAATTTTGCAGTTTTCATCTTTGCTTTAATGCACATGTCTTTGGTATGTATTTGTAAAACTGTCATATGGAAGGCCTTGAGGGAAGGTGATGAGATGATGAATACTGGAAGGCTTAAACAAGCATTGCCTTATTATGAAAAAGTGATGGACGCTGTGGACTTTaaggtattattattattattattattattattattattattattattattattattattattattattattattattattattattattattattattattattattattattattattattattattattattattattattattattattattattattattattattattattattattattattattattattattattattattattattattattattattattattattattattattattattattattattattattattattattattattattattattattattattattattattattattattattattattattattattattattattattattattattattattattattattattattattattattattattattattattattattattattattattattattattattattattattattattattattattattattattattattattattattattattattattattattattattatattacaCGTACAAGAAAAGTTATTGAATCTATTGGTTTGATGCATATAGTATATCCGTGGCTGAATCATTAGTGAATTGTTGGTTTCTGGTGAGAATATGAACTTTCAACAAGGATACTATGATGACCGAGGGACTTGATCCTATATAAATGTCTCTATATTTTGGTCGGGTAAAACATTGTGTAAACCTGGAGGTATTTGAGCCAGTTGTGGTGTTTTTTTCCCCCTGGACTGTAACAGACCATAAAGGTCCTGAACGCAGTGCTGATAGACTGGAGTTTCCCCTGGAACTCTAGAAAAATGAACTTTTCAATGGAACCCTTTTCTTGATGAGAAGTCTAGTACTTAACCGCTGAATCTTTAATTACACATACTTCCATGCTCTTAGAATATTCCTTAATAAACATAGTAGGGATAAAAACTAGTAGGGATAAAAACTGCACTCCCATGAGATAATTTatgaactctgtcttcggtAACTTCCTAAACTCAGGAAGCCCTATTCTCTATCACCCACCTACTCCTTTAGGCAGATCTGTTGAGCCACCTTTGGTTCTGTGATTCTCCTTTCAATTACTTTTCATTGTAGTACAGGAACAATATCATAGCACATCACAGTATAGCTATCAACTAATTGCTTTGGATATGGAGCTCTTAATTTTGTAATATCGCTAAACAGTGAAACATGACCTGTTTGCTATGCTAAGATTCTGAAAGATCAAAAAAATTCAACGTTTACTACACATCTATAGTGCACCTTGGCGCTGTATAAACAGTATGCAATGTAATGCCTGTCCTATTAGATGCTTCAGCTAATATGACAAGTTTCAGCTCTTTTCTTTCTCATGTTTTATATGCCTTCTAGTTTGCATATGTTCATGCTTTtgccatttttttttaattgcTGTGCCCTTCTCAGTTTCCTACTATATATCTGTTTTCTCATTAAGTTAAGTGCAGACTGAACTTCATGGAAAGGCTGCTCTGCAATGGTCCATCTGTCTCGATTCACTCTGCAGGTAGTACCCTTAATTTTCTGCTTGTTATACGCCCTTACCCTGCATCACTATGTTAGTCAAGTTTTATCCTTTTTCCTCCTTAGATTAGATGCAAAAATGTCCATATGGTTATTTCTAAGCAATGGATTGGTATGTAGTGTATGATATTCATACACAGTATATTCTTTTCGCTAAATTGCAGTTTCATTGGGAGTAACATCAGCACTGTTAGTCTCTGTGTCTGTTAAACTGGTCTGTTCCTAGTTTGGAATATTAACTTGGTGGGTTTGGCTATCTGAGATTTCCTCCATGTTGCATATATGTATATCATGATGAATACCTTTCTTTTGCAGGTCCAAGGAAGCAATGAGCATGTATAGCAAACTTAAAAACCACCCAAATATTGAGATCAGAAAGAAAGCAAACATGTTTGTGTTCAGCTTTCAGGTGAGTGTCGTCGGGACCTAATCTATTCCTTTCTTGCTCAGGAAATGAGACTCCAAGCAGCCACAGTGTGAGCTGAGCTTTGACATGACAAGCTGATATAAATATATTCTCATCCATCCTTGGTAACTTAACTGACATCTTTCCCTTTTTCTCCTGATGACCATCTGAAGGCAATGGATTTCATGAAGGTGAGCAGCATTCCAGTGCCCAAAAACACTGGCTACGAGACGTACTTCACCAAATTCGGCAGCCAGAAGAATTACTACGCGAGCTTGGACGAGCCAGAGGTGGGGATCGGCCAGATCATCCCGTACATGATCTTTCTTGTTTCGCCGATATTTATAGTCGCTTTTGTTGCGCTGAGAAAATCCTTTCAGCTATGAACAGAGAAATCACGAACGAATCGCTGAGGTTTGAATACCATTACCATATAGGAGCATATATAGCTTGTAAATAGAAGAAGATTATTTTGGTAAAGCCTTTTTTTTAATTCAAAGAGGGGGAAAAAAACTTTTGTATAGCTGAGTATGGGTACGTTCATTCACCTTTTGgtcgttcttttttttttttgagaggaaCCATTTGGTCGTTCTTAGgtgaagaaaaaaaatctatagCTACCTTTTGCAAGTGGCAGAAGCCCAGAAGCCTGATTGGCGGCCCAAATTACGGGCATTCCGGTTCATTTCTGAGGTTGCTTTCCCTGGAGTTGGTGCTTTGCTGAAGTTTGAGTAGTACAATGTACTACACAGCACGGGAGCAATTTTCTCATCAACTTGACATTCGACCTTAACCTTTTGTGAGATGTCCACCTTGTTCGCGTATTCCTTACATCTCCCTCTTGAACTTTCGGCGGTTTTGGTGATCTACTACCCATCTATACGCACGGCGTACGCAGAAGTTGACGGCAAGGGCTCTCAGCATTTGCCCAAGTCTTAGCATCTGACTTGTGACCCCGTGAACTTACCGGGTCACCGGTCCAGATTTCACCGCGGCATGTGGATGACTATTTTGTTTCTGAAGCTCACCGCTCGCATAGCCCCGTCCAGTCACTCTGGGCATGAAAAATCGAAAACCGAGAATCGAACCGAAATAACTGGGAACCGAACCGAAATAACCGAACGGTTTCAGTTCCAAATTCGGTTTCAGAATCTGAGGAACCGAATTTAGTACGGTTATTTCGGTTCTACCCCTCGGTTAACCGAATTTGACCCATAAATAAACAAATTGTATGCAGCCCATATGTTTAGATTTTTAGACAGTGAAAAAATCGGCCCATTAGCTGGCCCAATAGCACCCATTCACCCTCAACCCTAGCCATCACCGTCAATCTGTCACCCTCACCTAGGCTGCTTCGGCGCTTCCTCCCGAAACGTGTCGCGCCGCCTGCGCCAGGTGACTGCCGAAGTGGCGAGTCCAGCGCCGTCGCCGCGCCTCGCCGTGCGGCCATCTCCGGCGGCCCTTCGTCGGTCCGCCCCACGacctctccccctccccctccggcCATCTCCTCCAGCGGCGGCACCCTGCTGCAGTAGCAGCGGGCAGCGTCCGAAGCCGCAGCACCCTCCGCCTCCCTCCAACTCCAAGAACAGCGCCGGTAGCAGCCATCGAGGAAGGCGAAAACAGCCACATCAGTTGCGTTCCGCAATGTAAGTGATCGATCTAAAGGGTGTGTGTGGAATTATGGAGATAAATTGGGGAATCGTTGTTCATAACTTCTCTTCTTCGATCTTTCTTTAGATGTTTGACGAGGACATTGAGCAAGAGGTGAAGGATTGGGAAGAGACCCAGACCCATGCTGACATTGATGAAGGGAATGTTGCTGCTGCTCATGTTGAGTGGATATTTGAATATGTATGTGTTGACATGTTGTACACTTGTACTGGTGTTTTATGCTGCATTGCAGTTTAAATTGTCCATGTTGAGTGCTTGAAAAAACAGACAAAATACTGTTGAAGTTTGCAATTCAATAGGCTGTTTTCTGTGTTGCTAAAAAATTTCGGTTCCTTTCGGTTAGAACCAAAACCGAACCGAAAGAACCGGAACCGAAATGCCTCGGTTCCGCATTCTGAAAGGAACAGATCGATCCCTATATCTTAGGGAACCGAATTAGCAGGGGAACCGAATAACCGAACCGTTCGGTTTcggttaaggccctgtttagtccctcacctaaaaaaatttcattcatcccatcgaatctttggacacatgtatgaaatattaaatatagataaaaaaataaactaattacacagtttggttgaaaaatcgcgagacgaatctttaaaacctagttagtccatgattagctttaagtgctacagtaacccacatgtgctaatgacaaattaattatgcttaataaatttgtcttgcagtttccagacgagctatgtaatttgtttttttattagttttaaaaaatttctCCTGACATCCTTTCGACGTAtcaaatgtgacatccaaattttttttatctCAAATCTAAACGGCGGGCCTAACCCAACGCGTAGAGTGACTGGCGTCCAGGACTCCCTCTCACGAACATTTCTCGAGCTTTGCTCTGGCAACCGGCATCGTACGCCTCAGGCAACCCTGTCCGTGGGCCGTGGCCGGACGAAGATTGTAATCGCAGCCGCGACCTCACGCTTTGCTCCACGACCGCGTCTCTTTTTCAGGTATAGAGCGGGCGGTTTCAGCGCAGACAAGGGcggggcctcgtttagttctgaaaaattttgaatttcgctaccgtagcatttttgtttttatttgacaaatattgtccaatcataaactaactaggatcaaaagattcatctagcgatttacagataaactatataactagtttttatttttgtctatatttaatgcttcttgtatgtgccataagattcgatatgacagagaattttgaaaactttttgaatttcgagGTGAAGTAAACAGGGCCAAGGCATAGAAGCTGGTCCATAAAGCGTACGCGTACTCCTATACCGGTACCGCCGTCCGGCGATGATTCGCCCCGCCGTCTTGGGTGGCAGTGCtgcctttccttttttttttttcctcttctCGGCGTCGATCGGCGGCCTTCCAGAAACACGCGGCAGTGGCGGACCACCGGCGGGGGCGCGGGGTCAGTCCCGCACCGACCAAAACGCGAAAATGCGCACGCATTCCGTTCTCCATCGCCGCAGCCCGCAGGCTGCCAAACTTTCTCGCGCAGATCCGTCCCCGTCTTACCGCCCGTCCTTGATGATGGTGGCCCGTCCGTGGCTGGACAACTGGAAGAATCGATAGGAGCCGACCACAGGctgggctggctggctggcccgCGCGGCCGCCCCGGCCCTCCAAGAATCGCTTCCGCTTGCAACTGCCATCGCTCGCGCCCCCCCACGCCGCCGGGCCGTGCTGACTCTGCGGCAAGACCAGGCGACTTGCCGTTGCCGTGTCCCGGCACCACCATCGCCTTTCCACCGTCCCCTTCTCGGCTTCTCCGCCTCTCCTTTCGGTaccctttctttctttctttctacctTCCGCTGCTGCCCGTCCTCGTGCTCGTGCCGGATACGTCACTTGTAAGAATGCCCCGTACGTGCGTGTACGTAGTATGGTCGATCGCGTCTGCGTAAAGCAGCAGTGGAGTATATTCGCACAGTGGCCGGCCTGCTGGTTCGGTCAAAAAGCTGTTGCGACCCCCAAAGGCAAAAGAGCACGGCCACGACCGTGTGCGACGCGGGGTGCTTGCTCTTGTTGAggagggcagggcagggcagggcagggcagggcagcaGCAGCCGGTCGTGGCCTCAAAAGTCAGTGGGATTTTATTGTACAGGAGAGGACAGTGTCGGTGGGTACTACTTCGTCGGCGTCCCGCGTCCCGTCCGTCGTCCGTCTCTTGGCTTCAAGGCACGCCGCGTATTCTCAGCTGAAACCATCGCCCTTTGTTGTAGCTCTACTCTAGGGGCGCGTACTAGTACTAGTTAACAGCAAAGGAAGTGTGTTGGTGTTTGATGTGTTTCGGTTCAAAAGATAACAAAGGAAAGTGCTGGTGTTTTAATGTGCCATACCGTCAAGCCT
It encodes:
- the LOC8077943 gene encoding atherin isoform X2; translation: MAAAAGAASSILSSAPPRRLPFPPTHTRKPLAAAAPKALTQKLLRLPPASSAPASPPPPEGAEKPDPVKLAFARAAAYKKERDSPSPAPPPAPPPQSPPPSQPQASVVEPGSKEAFKRALEYRNGNGAGAGAAGGGGDSPLLGGSPDFGQNALLSEEVSFGKKGAYEFDETDFLGLDFFEKKRSRGLPPGLAPAFEPLRDDDFPEVEIIVGDPSKFEKSPRPTEIQPVDDTESEETSQSSTTKPNESDKVAPPSTVLEPEEDEDVYRPTVRSWGMFPRPQNISKAYGGGRNIRLGGETLSAEEKAAKDKRTKELVAAYRNRQNIVIDAKTKAECIEALREGDEMMNTGRLKQALPYYEKVMDAVDFKTELHGKAALQWSICLDSLCSFIGSNISTVSLCVC
- the LOC8077943 gene encoding serine/arginine repetitive matrix protein 1 isoform X1; its protein translation is MAAAAGAASSILSSAPPRRLPFPPTHTRKPLAAAAPKALTQKLLRLPPASSAPASPPPPEGAEKPDPVKLAFARAAAYKKERDSPSPAPPPAPPPQSPPPSQPQASVVEPGSKEAFKRALEYRNGNGAGAGAAGGGGDSPLLGGSPDFGQNALLSEEVSFGKKGAYEFDETDFLGLDFFEKKRSRGLPPGLAPAFEPLRDDDFPEVEIIVGDPSKFEKSPRPTEIQPVDDTESEETSQSSTTKPNESDKVAPPSTVLEPEEDEDVYRPTVRSWGMFPRPQNISKAYGGGRNIRLGGETLSAEEKAAKDKRTKELVAAYRNRQNIVIDAKTKAECIEALREGDEMMNTGRLKQALPYYEKVMDAVDFKTELHGKAALQWSICLDSLCRSKEAMSMYSKLKNHPNIEIRKKANMFVFSFQAMDFMKVSSIPVPKNTGYETYFTKFGSQKNYYASLDEPEVGIGQIIPYMIFLVSPIFIVAFVALRKSFQL